The following proteins are encoded in a genomic region of Cellulomonas sp. ES6:
- the purL gene encoding phosphoribosylformylglycinamidine synthase subunit PurL: MTSAPTSQQPTEPAEQPAGPTPGHVSDTVEHAAATPDLEQPYAELGLKPDEYQRIRDILGRRPTAAELAMYSVMWSEHCSYKSSKTHLRKFGERVTPEMTEHLLVGIGENAGVVDIGDGWAVTFKVESHNHPSYVEPYQGAATGVGGIVRDIISMGARPVAVMDQLRFGAVDHPDTARVVHGVVSGVGGYGNSLGLPNIGGELVFDASYQGNPLVNALCLGVLRHEDIHLANASGVGNKVVLFGARTGGDGIGGASILASETFDDTKPSKRPSVQVGDPFMEKVLIECCLELYAARVVEGIQDLGAAGISCATSELASNGDGGMHVDLENVLLRDPTLTAGEILMSESQERMMAVVTPEKLDEFLAITGKWDVETAVIGEVTGTGRLTIDHHGQRIVDVDPKTVAHEGPVYDRPYSRPEWQDGLVADSVSTAEGAQRYARPSTPAELRATVLDLLGSPNLASKSWVTDQYDRFVQGNTALAQPDDAGVVRVDETTGLGVALATDANGRYAKLDPYTGAQLALAEAYRNVAASGARPMAVTDCLNFGSPEDPASMWQLVQAIEGLADACAVLGTPVTGGNVSLYNGTGEPGKIDSAIHPTPVVGVLGVIDDVAEATPSGWTTAGETVYLLGTTRPELDGSAWADVAHGHLGGVPPRVDLDAERRLATVLVRASRDGLADAAHDLSEGGLAQALVESSLRYGVGVQVDLVGLCERDGVTPFEALFSESTARALVAVPRSEAVRFEDLCTAQGVPALRLGVTAETCSPGAGAPTADLPEDHVHTPAVEVKGLFTLPLPEAREVAEATLPRYFG, from the coding sequence ATGACCAGCGCGCCCACCTCGCAGCAGCCCACCGAGCCCGCGGAGCAGCCCGCCGGCCCCACGCCGGGCCACGTGTCCGACACCGTGGAGCACGCCGCGGCCACCCCGGACCTCGAGCAGCCGTACGCGGAGCTCGGCCTCAAGCCGGACGAGTACCAGCGGATCCGCGACATCCTCGGGCGCCGCCCCACGGCCGCCGAGCTCGCCATGTACTCCGTCATGTGGTCCGAGCACTGCTCCTACAAGTCGAGCAAGACGCACCTGCGGAAGTTCGGCGAGCGCGTCACGCCCGAGATGACCGAGCACCTGCTGGTCGGCATCGGCGAGAACGCGGGCGTCGTCGACATCGGCGACGGCTGGGCCGTGACGTTCAAGGTCGAGTCCCACAACCACCCGTCGTACGTCGAGCCGTACCAGGGCGCCGCGACCGGCGTCGGCGGCATCGTCCGCGACATCATCTCGATGGGCGCCCGCCCGGTCGCCGTGATGGACCAGCTGCGGTTCGGCGCGGTCGACCACCCGGACACCGCGCGCGTGGTGCACGGCGTCGTGTCCGGCGTCGGCGGCTACGGCAACTCGCTCGGCCTGCCGAACATCGGCGGCGAGCTCGTGTTCGACGCCTCGTACCAGGGCAACCCGCTGGTCAACGCGCTGTGCCTCGGCGTGCTGCGCCACGAGGACATCCACCTGGCCAACGCCTCCGGCGTCGGCAACAAGGTCGTCCTGTTCGGTGCGCGCACCGGCGGCGACGGCATCGGCGGCGCCTCGATCCTGGCCTCGGAGACCTTCGACGACACCAAGCCGTCGAAGCGCCCGAGCGTCCAGGTCGGCGACCCGTTCATGGAGAAGGTGCTCATCGAGTGCTGCCTGGAGCTGTACGCGGCCCGCGTGGTCGAGGGCATCCAGGACCTCGGCGCGGCCGGCATCTCCTGCGCGACGTCCGAGCTCGCGTCCAACGGCGACGGCGGCATGCACGTCGACCTCGAGAACGTGCTGCTGCGCGACCCCACCCTGACGGCCGGCGAGATCCTCATGTCGGAGTCGCAGGAGCGGATGATGGCGGTCGTCACGCCCGAGAAGCTCGACGAGTTCCTGGCGATCACCGGGAAGTGGGACGTCGAGACCGCCGTCATCGGCGAGGTCACCGGCACCGGCCGCCTCACCATCGACCACCACGGGCAGCGGATCGTCGACGTCGACCCGAAGACCGTCGCGCACGAGGGCCCCGTCTACGACCGGCCGTACTCCCGCCCGGAGTGGCAGGACGGCCTCGTCGCCGACTCGGTCAGCACCGCCGAGGGCGCCCAGCGGTACGCGCGGCCGTCGACCCCGGCGGAGCTGCGGGCCACCGTGCTCGACCTGCTCGGCTCGCCGAACCTCGCGTCGAAGTCCTGGGTGACCGACCAGTACGACCGGTTCGTGCAGGGCAACACCGCGCTCGCGCAGCCCGACGACGCCGGCGTGGTCCGCGTCGACGAGACGACCGGCCTCGGGGTCGCGCTCGCGACCGACGCCAACGGCCGCTACGCCAAGCTCGACCCGTACACCGGCGCGCAGCTCGCGCTCGCCGAGGCGTACCGCAACGTCGCCGCGTCCGGCGCCCGCCCCATGGCCGTCACGGACTGCCTCAACTTCGGCAGCCCCGAGGACCCGGCGTCGATGTGGCAGCTCGTCCAGGCGATCGAGGGCCTCGCCGACGCGTGCGCGGTGCTCGGCACCCCGGTGACGGGCGGCAACGTGTCGCTGTACAACGGCACCGGCGAGCCCGGGAAGATCGACTCCGCCATCCACCCGACTCCCGTCGTCGGCGTGCTGGGCGTCATCGACGACGTCGCCGAGGCCACGCCGTCCGGCTGGACCACGGCGGGGGAGACCGTCTACCTGCTGGGCACCACGCGGCCCGAGCTCGACGGCTCCGCGTGGGCCGACGTCGCGCACGGGCACCTCGGCGGGGTGCCGCCGCGGGTCGACCTGGACGCGGAGCGCCGGCTCGCGACCGTGCTGGTCCGGGCGTCGCGGGACGGCCTGGCCGACGCCGCGCACGACCTGTCCGAGGGCGGTCTGGCGCAGGCGCTCGTCGAGTCGTCGCTGCGGTACGGCGTGGGCGTGCAGGTGGACCTCGTCGGGCTGTGCGAGCGCGACGGCGTGACCCCGTTCGAGGCGCTGTTCAGCGAGTCCACCGCGCGCGCCCTCGTGGCCGTGCCGCGCTCGGAGGCCGTGCGGTTCGAGGACCTGTGCACCGCGCAGGGCGTCCCCGCGCTGCGGCTCGGCGTCACGGCGGAGACGTGCAGCCCCGGTGCGGGCGCGCCGACCGCCGACCTGCCCGAGGACCACGTCCACACCCCGGCCGTCGAGGTGAAGGGGCTGTTCACGCTCCCGCTGCCCGAGGCCCGCGAGGTCGCCGAGGCGACGCTCCCGCGCTACTTCGGCTGA
- a CDS encoding ABC transporter permease, with protein sequence MTELATPTTAAGAALPGVAADPAARRARRLPPSLVAGAVLVGVVALVGLVSLVWTPYALDDTGSGARLAGPSAAHWGGTDRLGRDLLSQLMTGAGNALVVAAASMLVAGVLGVTVGVLAGATRRWVDVTLLAGVDLLIAFPTLLLAMLIVTVRGASLSSAIWAIGISGSAVIARVTRVNVARVLREDYVTAAHAAGTGWWGTVGRHVVPNVWPTLLVQLMLLGGGAVLAEASLSYLGLGAPPPNASWGRLLHEAQSTMLVQPWGAILPGVAIVITVLGLNLLGDGIRERTDPSLRGDR encoded by the coding sequence GTGACCGAGCTCGCGACCCCGACGACGGCGGCCGGCGCGGCCCTTCCCGGCGTCGCCGCCGATCCGGCCGCCCGCCGCGCCCGCCGGCTCCCGCCGTCCCTCGTCGCCGGCGCCGTCCTGGTCGGGGTCGTCGCCCTCGTCGGCCTCGTCTCGCTGGTCTGGACCCCGTACGCGCTGGACGACACCGGCAGCGGCGCGCGACTCGCCGGCCCGAGCGCCGCGCACTGGGGCGGCACCGACCGCCTGGGCCGCGACCTGCTGAGCCAGCTCATGACCGGCGCCGGCAACGCCCTGGTCGTCGCCGCCGCGTCGATGCTGGTCGCCGGGGTGCTCGGCGTGACCGTCGGCGTCCTCGCCGGCGCGACCCGGCGCTGGGTCGACGTCACCCTGCTGGCCGGCGTCGACCTGCTCATCGCCTTCCCGACCCTGCTGCTCGCGATGCTCATCGTCACCGTGCGGGGCGCGTCCCTGTCGTCGGCGATCTGGGCGATCGGCATCTCCGGGTCCGCCGTCATCGCCCGGGTCACGCGGGTCAACGTCGCGCGCGTGCTGCGCGAGGACTACGTCACCGCCGCGCACGCCGCCGGCACCGGCTGGTGGGGCACCGTGGGCCGGCACGTCGTGCCGAACGTCTGGCCGACGCTGCTCGTCCAGCTCATGCTGCTCGGCGGCGGCGCGGTGCTCGCGGAGGCGTCCCTGTCCTACCTCGGGCTCGGCGCCCCGCCGCCCAACGCGTCCTGGGGCCGGCTGCTGCACGAGGCGCAGTCCACGATGCTGGTGCAGCCGTGGGGCGCGATCCTGCCCGGCGTCGCGATCGTCATCACCGTGCTCGGCCTGAACCTGCTGGGCGACGGCATCCGGGAACGCACCGACCCGAGCCTGCGAGGTGACCGGTGA
- a CDS encoding histidine kinase encodes MTAASSPDRRPDDPRPAGAPAPEPEAPVAPGTADGPAAEPEPAGPLDEAALARVAEPARVRRAPKVGAFITAGVLVGALVGLVAALVAGPSSEVVADGTAFISLFEGQGGARLVSAVIGAFVGAFAGAGLAVLAERRSVRRAAGDDAGGARPR; translated from the coding sequence GTGACCGCAGCGAGCAGCCCGGACCGACGGCCCGACGACCCGCGCCCCGCCGGCGCGCCCGCGCCCGAGCCGGAGGCCCCGGTCGCGCCGGGAACCGCCGACGGGCCCGCGGCCGAGCCGGAGCCCGCCGGGCCGCTCGACGAGGCCGCCCTCGCCCGCGTGGCCGAGCCGGCGCGCGTGCGCCGCGCGCCGAAGGTCGGTGCGTTCATCACGGCCGGGGTCCTCGTCGGCGCGCTGGTCGGCCTGGTCGCGGCACTGGTCGCCGGCCCGTCGAGCGAGGTGGTCGCCGACGGGACGGCGTTCATCAGCCTGTTCGAGGGTCAGGGCGGTGCCCGGCTGGTGTCGGCGGTGATCGGCGCCTTCGTCGGGGCGTTCGCCGGCGCGGGTCTCGCGGTGCTGGCCGAGCGGCGCAGCGTGCGGCGCGCGGCCGGCGACGACGCCGGCGGCGCCCGGCCCCGCTGA
- a CDS encoding ABC transporter substrate-binding protein produces the protein MSTRRSRRAPLGAALAVVAALALAACGSGSGSGGSTADAGTPDASAEIVIGSTNEPTGLVRNVGGSSGVSQTMTRNVFEGLTSVDVDGQVVPTLAESWDVSDDGLTYTFHLQPDVTFHDGTPLTADDVVWSISEAIGPESKSARKSDLLVIQQATAVDDSTVELDLSRPSQGLTFYLASVTIVKDGDTELTSDNGTGPYRFVEWVQGDHLTIERYDGYWGEPAKNAGVTFRFFQDTTALNNALLTGDLDLVIAEDSPDQLVQFQDNPDFTITEGTSTTKQLWAFNDREAPFSDVRVRQALYKAIDREAILSAVWDGYGQVIGSMVPPTDPWFVDQADVHAYDPDAAEALLAEAGVSDLEISVDYIPDDTTEAILALLTKNLAAVGVTLTPNPIDDATWYQKVYTDHDFQTTLMGHVNPRDVLWYANPDFYWGYDNPQVQEWVTQADEAATEAEQVDLLTQVNETIGEEAASAWLYLDPQIRVARADVTGFPVDQVTESFYVADIVRES, from the coding sequence GTGAGCACCCGCCGATCCCGCCGCGCCCCGCTCGGCGCCGCCCTGGCCGTCGTCGCCGCCCTGGCGCTGGCCGCCTGCGGCTCCGGCTCCGGCTCGGGCGGCTCGACCGCCGACGCCGGCACCCCGGACGCGTCCGCCGAGATCGTCATCGGATCGACCAACGAGCCCACCGGCCTGGTCCGCAACGTCGGCGGCTCGTCGGGCGTCTCCCAGACCATGACCCGCAACGTCTTCGAGGGCCTCACCTCGGTGGACGTCGACGGCCAGGTCGTCCCGACGCTCGCCGAGTCCTGGGACGTGTCCGACGACGGCCTGACGTACACGTTCCACCTGCAGCCGGACGTCACGTTCCACGACGGCACCCCGCTGACCGCGGACGACGTGGTGTGGAGCATCTCCGAGGCGATCGGCCCGGAGTCGAAGTCCGCCCGCAAGAGCGACCTGCTCGTCATCCAGCAGGCCACCGCGGTCGACGACTCCACCGTCGAGCTCGACCTGTCCCGCCCGTCGCAGGGGCTGACGTTCTACCTGGCCTCCGTCACGATCGTGAAGGACGGCGACACCGAGCTGACCAGCGACAACGGCACCGGCCCCTACCGGTTCGTCGAGTGGGTGCAGGGCGACCACCTCACCATCGAGAGGTACGACGGCTACTGGGGCGAGCCCGCGAAGAACGCCGGCGTGACGTTCCGGTTCTTCCAGGACACCACCGCGCTGAACAACGCGCTGCTCACCGGCGACCTCGACCTCGTCATCGCGGAGGACTCCCCGGACCAGCTCGTGCAGTTCCAGGACAACCCGGACTTCACGATCACCGAGGGCACCTCGACCACCAAGCAGCTGTGGGCGTTCAACGACCGCGAGGCGCCGTTCAGCGACGTCCGCGTCCGCCAGGCGCTCTACAAGGCCATCGACCGTGAGGCGATCCTGTCGGCGGTGTGGGACGGCTACGGCCAGGTCATCGGGTCGATGGTCCCGCCGACCGACCCGTGGTTCGTCGACCAGGCCGACGTGCACGCGTACGACCCGGACGCCGCCGAGGCGCTGCTGGCCGAGGCGGGCGTGAGCGACCTGGAGATCTCCGTGGACTACATCCCGGACGACACCACCGAGGCGATCCTCGCGCTGCTCACCAAGAACCTCGCCGCCGTGGGCGTCACCCTGACGCCGAACCCCATCGACGACGCCACCTGGTACCAGAAGGTCTACACGGACCACGACTTCCAGACGACCCTCATGGGCCACGTGAACCCGCGCGACGTGCTCTGGTACGCGAACCCCGACTTCTACTGGGGCTACGACAACCCGCAGGTGCAGGAGTGGGTCACCCAGGCCGACGAGGCGGCCACCGAGGCCGAGCAGGTCGACCTGCTGACGCAGGTCAACGAGACCATCGGCGAGGAGGCGGCGTCCGCCTGGCTGTACCTGGACCCGCAGATCCGCGTCGCCCGGGCCGACGTCACGGGCTTCCCCGTCGACCAGGTGACCGAGTCGTTCTACGTCGCCGACATCGTCCGGGAGTCCTGA
- the rsgA gene encoding ribosome small subunit-dependent GTPase A, which yields MSVDPGEVASWRVVRVDRGAVLVLPGGSGGADADVSADADGAAGAVPGAGAGDVLRVALPGDGLVPVLDAAGAPGERVPPAVGDEVLLGADGADGGPRLVAVLPRRTAVVRDGADRTSREQVLAANVDVVLVVEHLDPDPSPGRVERLLTLAWRSGAVPVVVLTKADLVPDPEGMADEVRAVAIGADVHAVSVTAGTGLEPLRALLGPGRTLVVVGPSGAGKSTLVNALAGAEVMATGDRRADGRGRHTTVHRELVPLPGGASLIDTPGLRGVGLVADAAALETAFADVAELAEDCRFADCAHRSEPGCAVLAAVEDGSLSARRLDSWRRLAREAAYQERRVDAGLAAAERHRTRRATAAYHRFQRARPPR from the coding sequence ATGTCCGTCGATCCCGGTGAGGTCGCCTCGTGGCGCGTCGTGCGCGTCGACCGCGGGGCGGTGCTCGTGCTGCCCGGTGGCTCCGGCGGGGCGGACGCCGACGTGTCCGCGGACGCCGACGGGGCTGCGGGTGCAGTCCCGGGCGCGGGTGCAGGCGACGTCCTCCGGGTCGCGCTGCCCGGCGACGGCCTGGTGCCGGTGCTCGACGCGGCCGGTGCGCCCGGTGAGCGCGTGCCGCCGGCGGTCGGCGACGAGGTGCTGCTGGGCGCCGACGGCGCGGACGGTGGCCCGCGGCTGGTCGCCGTCCTCCCGCGGCGCACGGCGGTGGTGCGCGACGGCGCCGACCGCACGTCCCGGGAGCAGGTGCTGGCCGCGAACGTCGACGTGGTGCTGGTGGTCGAGCACCTCGACCCGGACCCGAGCCCGGGCCGCGTGGAGCGTCTGCTGACGCTGGCCTGGCGCTCGGGCGCCGTGCCGGTGGTCGTGCTGACCAAGGCGGACCTGGTGCCCGACCCCGAGGGGATGGCCGACGAGGTCCGGGCGGTGGCGATCGGCGCGGACGTGCACGCGGTGAGCGTCACGGCCGGCACCGGGCTGGAGCCGCTGCGGGCGCTGCTCGGCCCGGGGCGCACCCTCGTCGTCGTGGGGCCGTCCGGGGCGGGGAAGTCGACCCTGGTGAACGCCCTCGCCGGGGCGGAGGTCATGGCGACCGGCGACCGGCGCGCCGACGGCCGCGGGCGCCACACCACGGTGCACCGCGAGCTCGTGCCGCTGCCGGGCGGAGCGAGCCTGATCGACACGCCGGGGCTGCGGGGCGTGGGGCTGGTGGCGGACGCCGCGGCGCTGGAGACGGCGTTCGCCGACGTCGCCGAGCTCGCGGAGGACTGCCGGTTCGCCGACTGCGCGCACCGGAGCGAACCGGGGTGCGCGGTGCTGGCGGCGGTCGAGGACGGCTCGCTCAGCGCTCGGCGGTTGGACTCGTGGCGCCGGCTGGCCCGGGAGGCCGCCTACCAGGAGCGCCGCGTGGACGCCGGGCTCGCCGCCGCCGAGCGCCACCGCACCCGCCGGGCCACGGCGGCGTACCACCGGTTCCAGCGGGCGCGGCCGCCGCGCTGA
- a CDS encoding DUF2599 domain-containing protein yields MISSRGAARSAVALLAVAVLAGCTGTGTGTGTPDGTASPTSSTVATPTDPDSLRAAGTAVTSGDVTLTAWPPVAVVGPADEDGAVTLTVPLPQVEDASASVLPVATLVPPPGATLDLLGDDSALVRGADGGVLAALGTPVLGGEAAGAGLHLQVDARDDGTLDWSVVRPVLTDGTIDADPSPAGTVTAVVAASALRSATWADRDDEGGLSLAVVPAAWARTGGLAAEEALWAQLVAQAPEADTTGVRDQLTCHTIGAPDKESWNLEPWRPDVGLLATLAARCNPE; encoded by the coding sequence GTGATCTCCTCGCGTGGCGCCGCCCGGTCGGCGGTGGCGCTCCTCGCGGTCGCCGTCCTGGCCGGGTGCACCGGCACCGGGACCGGCACCGGGACGCCCGACGGGACTGCGTCCCCGACGTCCTCGACGGTGGCCACGCCCACCGACCCGGACTCCCTGCGCGCAGCGGGAACCGCCGTGACCTCGGGCGACGTGACGCTGACGGCGTGGCCGCCGGTCGCCGTCGTCGGCCCGGCGGACGAGGACGGCGCCGTGACGCTGACCGTGCCGCTGCCGCAGGTCGAGGACGCCTCCGCGTCGGTGCTGCCCGTCGCGACGCTCGTGCCGCCGCCCGGCGCGACGCTGGACCTGCTCGGGGACGACTCGGCCCTGGTCCGCGGCGCCGACGGCGGCGTCCTCGCGGCGCTCGGGACCCCGGTGCTCGGCGGGGAGGCCGCGGGTGCCGGGCTGCACCTGCAGGTCGACGCCCGGGACGACGGCACCCTCGACTGGTCGGTGGTCCGGCCCGTGCTGACCGACGGCACGATCGACGCGGACCCGTCGCCCGCCGGCACGGTGACCGCCGTGGTGGCGGCGTCCGCGCTGCGCAGCGCCACCTGGGCGGACCGCGACGACGAGGGGGGCCTGAGCCTCGCCGTCGTCCCCGCGGCGTGGGCGCGCACCGGCGGGCTCGCGGCGGAGGAGGCGCTGTGGGCGCAGCTCGTCGCGCAGGCGCCCGAGGCGGACACCACCGGCGTGCGGGACCAGCTCACCTGCCACACGATCGGCGCGCCGGACAAGGAGTCGTGGAACCTCGAGCCGTGGCGTCCGGACGTCGGCCTGCTCGCCACCCTCGCGGCGCGGTGCAACCCGGAGTGA
- a CDS encoding sterol carrier family protein: MPPRRRTEPAAGRAAVAAWRADPADTRARRTAVRFTLEELADVAPGHTVEVRVPPDGAVQAVEGPRHTRGTPPNVVETDPQTWLELVTGALTWDDAVGAGRVHASGERADLSAWLPLQATRAR; encoded by the coding sequence ATGCCTCCCCGCCGCCGAACCGAGCCCGCCGCGGGCCGTGCCGCCGTCGCCGCGTGGCGCGCCGACCCCGCCGACACCCGGGCGCGTCGCACCGCCGTGCGGTTCACGCTCGAGGAGCTGGCCGATGTCGCGCCGGGCCACACCGTCGAGGTCCGGGTGCCACCGGACGGCGCCGTGCAGGCCGTCGAGGGTCCGCGCCACACGCGCGGCACGCCCCCGAACGTCGTGGAGACGGACCCGCAGACGTGGCTGGAGCTGGTGACGGGCGCGCTCACGTGGGACGACGCGGTCGGGGCCGGGCGGGTGCACGCCTCGGGGGAGCGCGCGGACCTGTCCGCCTGGCTGCCCCTGCAGGCGACCCGCGCGCGGTGA
- a CDS encoding YigZ family protein produces the protein MGAADAAAPRYPSTIAAPVEHELVVKKSRFLALVHPVASVAEADEVVAAVRKRSWDARHHCVALVVGPHAEQQRSTDDGEPSGTAGVPMLEVLRRRELTDVVAVVTRYFGGVLLGAGGLVRAYSTATSEALDIARLVRRSAAVRVTVDAPHADAGRLHGVLREWAAGHDAGLEDVAYGAAARFTLLVPPPELDALDAAVAAATAGTVHAVRGGTEVLSR, from the coding sequence ATGGGAGCCGCCGACGCCGCCGCGCCGCGGTACCCGTCGACGATCGCCGCGCCGGTCGAGCACGAGCTCGTCGTGAAGAAGTCGCGGTTCCTCGCGCTCGTGCACCCCGTGGCGAGCGTGGCCGAGGCCGACGAGGTCGTCGCCGCCGTCCGCAAGCGGTCGTGGGACGCGCGTCACCACTGCGTCGCCCTGGTCGTCGGCCCGCACGCGGAGCAGCAGCGGTCGACCGACGACGGCGAGCCCTCCGGGACGGCCGGCGTGCCGATGCTCGAGGTGCTGCGCCGCCGCGAGCTCACCGACGTGGTGGCGGTCGTGACGCGGTACTTCGGGGGTGTCCTGCTCGGCGCGGGCGGCCTGGTCCGCGCCTACTCGACGGCGACGTCGGAGGCCCTCGACATCGCCCGGCTGGTCCGCCGCAGCGCCGCGGTGCGGGTCACCGTCGACGCACCGCACGCCGACGCCGGCCGGCTCCACGGTGTGCTCCGGGAGTGGGCGGCCGGGCACGACGCCGGGCTGGAGGACGTCGCGTACGGCGCGGCGGCGCGGTTCACGCTGCTGGTACCGCCCCCCGAGCTCGATGCGCTCGACGCGGCCGTCGCGGCGGCGACCGCCGGCACCGTCCACGCGGTGCGCGGGGGCACCGAGGTCCTGTCGCGCTGA
- a CDS encoding ABC transporter permease, protein MRLALLRIGSLLISLAGASVVVFVVLRLLPGDAAGATLGVGTTTDQLDQLRSELGTDQPVVTQYVQWLGQVVRGDLGTSFVSRLPVADLITQKLPITVPLSVAAFVLAVLVSVPLGVIAAVHRHGPVGVAVSAVSQLGVAVPVFWVGVLLVLVFALRLGVLPAGGFPRTGWEDPAAAVRALVLPVVTVAIAMSAVMVRYVRSATLDVLDQDYLRTARALGYGRWHALARHGLRNAAVPVVAILGIELATSLLGAVVIENVFALPGLGTLLLDSVTSRDLPVVQALVLLLTAVVLVTNTLVDLGQRAIDPRLRLAKEVAA, encoded by the coding sequence GTGCGCCTCGCACTGCTGCGGATCGGCTCGCTGCTGATCTCCCTCGCCGGAGCGAGCGTCGTCGTGTTCGTCGTCCTCCGGCTGCTGCCGGGCGACGCCGCGGGCGCCACCCTGGGCGTGGGCACCACCACGGACCAGCTCGACCAGCTCCGCTCGGAGCTCGGGACGGACCAGCCGGTGGTGACGCAGTACGTGCAGTGGCTCGGACAGGTGGTCCGCGGGGACCTCGGCACGTCCTTCGTGTCGAGGCTCCCCGTGGCCGACCTGATCACGCAGAAGCTGCCCATCACCGTGCCGCTCAGCGTCGCGGCGTTCGTCCTCGCGGTGCTCGTGTCGGTGCCCCTCGGCGTGATCGCCGCGGTGCACCGGCACGGGCCCGTCGGGGTCGCGGTGTCGGCGGTGTCCCAGCTCGGCGTGGCCGTCCCGGTGTTCTGGGTCGGCGTGCTGCTGGTGCTGGTGTTCGCCCTGCGGCTCGGCGTGCTGCCGGCCGGGGGCTTCCCGCGGACCGGCTGGGAGGACCCGGCGGCCGCGGTGCGGGCGCTCGTGCTGCCCGTCGTGACCGTGGCGATCGCGATGTCGGCCGTCATGGTCCGGTACGTCCGGTCCGCCACGCTCGACGTCCTCGACCAGGACTACCTCCGCACCGCCCGCGCGCTCGGGTACGGGCGGTGGCACGCGCTCGCCCGGCACGGCCTGCGGAACGCCGCGGTGCCCGTCGTGGCGATCCTCGGCATCGAGCTCGCGACGTCCCTGCTCGGGGCGGTCGTCATCGAGAACGTGTTCGCGCTGCCCGGGCTCGGCACGCTGCTGCTCGACTCCGTGACGTCGCGCGACCTGCCGGTGGTGCAGGCACTGGTGCTGCTGCTGACCGCGGTGGTGCTGGTGACGAACACCCTGGTCGACCTGGGGCAGCGGGCGATCGACCCGCGGCTGCGCCTGGCGAAGGAGGTGGCAGCGTGA